ACACACCTTCTTCCACATGGACCCCTTCGGCCTGGTGTCCATCTGCAAGATCGGCCGCGACGACCAGATCAGCTTCCCCAACGAGGGGATCGAGGGCCTTGCCCGGCTGGGTGCGATCGCGGACCGCCTCATGCTTCGCACCGGCGGGTGCTCGGGATGCAGCATCGCCGGCTCCTGCCGCGTGTGCAGGCCCCTGGCAAAGCACTACCAGGAGGCGAAGGCCCCGCTGGCGGCTTACTGCCAGCATGGAGACAGAAAGCAGGGTGAACTGAATGACTGCTGTAGCAGTTGAGATCTCGCCGAAGCGCCCGCTGCCGAGCGACGGGCCCACCGGAACCGGCCTGCCGTACCTGACGCGGCCGGTTCTGGAGCCGGTGAAGCCGGTGACCACCATCGTCGGCATCGCCGACATGGACACCGTCATGGACAGCGCGAAGTGCTCGTGCGCGGCTGGCGACGACAACCCGCACTGACCTGATCTGCGCCTGATCCGGTCGTGACAATGCAGGCCCCGGCATCTTCGCGCCGGGGCCTGCGGCTTGTGATCGACGTGAGTAGCGTGCGGCCATGCGCTTCTCCTGGGACCTGATCGAGCCCGTGATGCCTGTGCCGTACGTGCCGACGCTCGGCCCCGTCCGCCAGGACGACCCGCTGCCCGATCTCTTCGAGGCCGTCGTCGAGACCGCGGGCACCGACCGCTTCCTGCCTTACGACAAGGACCAGCGATGGTTCGAGAGGAAGACCGAACACGTCATGGCCGACGCCATCGAGCACGACCGGCACCTGACCCTGATCCCCACGCTCGCCGAGCGGGCCGGGGGCGTGGTCAAGGTCCACGTGTACGGGTCGGCTCCGGATAGCTTGTCGGCCGGTGCCGACCTGGCCCGCAAGCTCGCTGCCGTCCACGGCGCGAGGCAGGCCCGGGTGGTCTGGTTCCTCGGCCCCGAGCAGCCTGAGGCGTACGCCCGCGGCGTCGGGACCCGGGTCCAGCTAAAGGAGTTCGCCGCCGGGCCCGGCGAAGCCCCCGGCGTCCAGGTGGTGGAGTACGAGCAGCTCGACGAGCCGGAGCGGTTCGGCGTCTTCGCGGACCAGATGGCGGCGGATGGCTTCGCGTTCCTCTACGGGCAGATGGTCGACGGGGCCGTGGGCCCCGTGCTGGTCGTCCTCGACGAGGGAACGGTGGCCGGGGCGATCGGCCCGATGGAGACGATGACCGACGCCGTCGGACGGGAGCGGCTGCTGCCGCAGTACTTCGGCGTCCTGCCGCAGTACAGGGGAGTCGGCTACGGGCGGACGCTGTGGCGGGCGGCCATGCACTGGGGGTACGAGCACGGCGCCGCGTACCAGCTCCTGCAGACCGAGGTCGGCGGTGCCTCCGACCGGCTCTGTTCAGCCGAGGGGCTGACGTCTCTTGGGTTCGTCAACCAGAAAGCTGCGTGAGCGAACGGATGCGCGATGCGCGAGGATCCGCCGAGGTCACAGCATCACCGCAGGTCAGATCGGGTGCGGGTCAGGTTCGAGTCCGGTTCCGGGTACTTCCTCGCCACTGAACCATTGCCTGTGGCGCCCCAGCGACGTGGCGCGGCCCCGACTGTCCGTCTCATCGTGGACGGTCGGGGACGCTGCCGTGTCCCTCCGGTATCGGGTGACCAGGTGAGCGACAGCTTTCGGTCAAAAGGGCGGCCGAGCTCAGGGTCGTAAGGCCTAGGAGCGCGTACCCGCAGGTCAGGGCAACCATCCTTTCGCGGTTCCCGTGTGATGTTCCCGTGGGAACACGAGGGTGGGCTGAAACGGGTTGAGGCGGGCCGGGACGGGTCGATACGGGCCGAAGCGGTGGGCGTCTCCGCAGGTCGGAGCGGAATAGCAGGTCAGGGGCCCCTCAGAGGGCGTTTATGCAGGTCAAGGCCCGTACGCGCCTTATGCGAGTGTCCCATTTCGTTGCGGATGGCCAGATGAGCGAAGAACATCGCCCGGCCGGGCGATAGCCTTGCCGCCCGTCTCATCCGCTTCTGGGTTCCAAAACCCGTCTGACGTAGAGATATAGCAGAACCTCCCGGCCGCCAGCGGAACGAGTGCTTCCGGCGTGCCTATGCTCAGGCTGTGCTGTGAGTGATCGAAAGCCGTACCCCAGCGACTTGTCGGACGCCCGATGGGCCCTGATCGAACCGACGTTGACGGCCTGGCGGAATGCCCGCCTCGAACGTCGCCCCACCGGCCAGCCGGCGAAAGTCGACCTGCGTGACGTGTTCAACGCGATCCTCTATCTCAACCGCGCCGGAATTCCCTGGAAATACCTCCCACATGACTTCCCGGGCCACGGCACCGTCTACTTCTACTACGCCGCATGGCGCGACGAGGGGATCTTCGCCCAGCTCAATTACGACCTCACCGCCCTGGCCCGCGTGAAGGAAGGCCGTAAGCCCGAGCCGACAGCCTCCGTCATCGACACCCAGAGCGTCAAGACCTCGACCAACGTGCCTGTGACCAGCCAGGGAACGGACGCCGCGAAGAAGATCGTGGGCCGGAAGCGGGGCATCCTGACCGACACGATCGGCGTCATTCTCGCCGTGACAGTCGCCGGCGCCGGCCTCTCCGAGAACGCCATGGGAATACGCCTTCTCGACCAGGCGAAAGAGACCTACCCGACCATCGCGAAAAGCTGGGTCGACACTGGCTTCAAGAACGCCGTCGTCGAGCACGGGGCCCGCCTCGGAATCGACGTTGAAGTCGTCAACCGCAACCCAGAAAAGCGCGGCTTCCACATCGTGAAAAGACGCTGGGTAGTGGAGCGGAGTATCGGCTGGATCATGATGCACCGCCGCCTCGCCCGCGACTACGAGACGCTCACGGCCAGCTTCGAGGCGATGATCCACATCGCCTCGATCGACAATCTCGCCAAGCGCATAACTGACGAGAACACCCTTACCTGGCGAGGGACTTACTAGGAGATACAGGGCAATCTTCCTATATCAAACGCCCTCTGAGGCCACACCCTCCAGCCACAGGGCGGAATCGCCCAGACCGTCGACCCACTCCAGATGCGTGGCGAGGTTCTTGAAGTGTGACCAGGTCGCCCGCTGTGCCGGTTGTTTGAGCCGGTTGAACGGCGTCTTCCCATCGAGCCCCAGCACGTCCAAGAGCCCCAGCAGCCGGGCCCGATGGACTTCACTCAACCGGTCGTGGATACCGACGCAGATCGCGGCGTTCACCTCGCCGCGCAGCGCCGAGGCCATCGCGTCCAGGGTCGAGAAGGCTGGCAGCTCCAGCCCGGCCTCCACCAGCTTCTCCAGCGCGGTGTTG
This region of Streptomyces chromofuscus genomic DNA includes:
- a CDS encoding GNAT family N-acetyltransferase, with the translated sequence MRFSWDLIEPVMPVPYVPTLGPVRQDDPLPDLFEAVVETAGTDRFLPYDKDQRWFERKTEHVMADAIEHDRHLTLIPTLAERAGGVVKVHVYGSAPDSLSAGADLARKLAAVHGARQARVVWFLGPEQPEAYARGVGTRVQLKEFAAGPGEAPGVQVVEYEQLDEPERFGVFADQMAADGFAFLYGQMVDGAVGPVLVVLDEGTVAGAIGPMETMTDAVGRERLLPQYFGVLPQYRGVGYGRTLWRAAMHWGYEHGAAYQLLQTEVGGASDRLCSAEGLTSLGFVNQKAA
- a CDS encoding IS5 family transposase; amino-acid sequence: MSDRKPYPSDLSDARWALIEPTLTAWRNARLERRPTGQPAKVDLRDVFNAILYLNRAGIPWKYLPHDFPGHGTVYFYYAAWRDEGIFAQLNYDLTALARVKEGRKPEPTASVIDTQSVKTSTNVPVTSQGTDAAKKIVGRKRGILTDTIGVILAVTVAGAGLSENAMGIRLLDQAKETYPTIAKSWVDTGFKNAVVEHGARLGIDVEVVNRNPEKRGFHIVKRRWVVERSIGWIMMHRRLARDYETLTASFEAMIHIASIDNLAKRITDENTLTWRGTY